A DNA window from Paenibacillus andongensis contains the following coding sequences:
- the zapA gene encoding cell division protein ZapA — protein MNAEDKTRITVDIYGHQYKLKASTSTNYMKRVAEYVNEQMFRIAKGYPRLDSQKIAVLAAVNMADECFRMNEIMEELSKAQKDQEATKASYDKLIVKFNELKQEYEQQQTSISEQNAKLVQGNQTQEQLKHEVQKAKQEQEQLRQQLQQAKQQQEQSKQQQQEQAKQQQEQAKLQQEQIKQQLEQIKQQLEQEKRQQIQVRQQLDQEKQQHQQTKHQFEQEKQQKAHQLQKLNEQHKVEKLTLSEIHQQDKEMLNQQYQKDKEALMQQHLQDKEIISIQHQEEISKLSNQYQMEKETLVNQHHEELENTTTLHQTELETITTQHQMELESITTQHQTELETITNQLQGRIDTISSQLQERINTISNQHKEKINIITNQHQEEIETLTTAHQEEIETLTALYQDEADAKVLRFEQDKGNLVGEFQERQTNIIQQLEDQKSTIITQYQAQIDALLEQQQLERISLTQHFEEEKERILAQARREKEELMHQSLNDEAQQKELQTIKEEYRELREEYAKLQNEYNEWIELVETDSPGR, from the coding sequence GTGAACGCTGAAGATAAAACGAGGATTACCGTTGATATATATGGACACCAATACAAATTAAAAGCAAGCACCAGCACCAATTACATGAAGCGAGTAGCTGAATACGTGAACGAACAAATGTTTCGGATTGCAAAAGGCTATCCGCGGCTAGATTCACAGAAAATCGCCGTTCTAGCTGCCGTAAACATGGCTGATGAATGCTTCCGTATGAACGAAATCATGGAAGAACTAAGCAAAGCACAAAAGGACCAAGAAGCGACCAAAGCCTCCTATGACAAATTAATCGTTAAATTTAACGAATTGAAACAAGAATACGAGCAACAACAGACATCCATAAGTGAACAAAATGCTAAGCTAGTTCAAGGGAACCAAACGCAAGAGCAATTGAAACATGAAGTGCAGAAAGCAAAACAAGAACAAGAACAACTGAGGCAACAACTGCAACAAGCTAAACAGCAGCAAGAACAATCCAAACAACAACAACAAGAGCAAGCTAAACAACAGCAAGAACAAGCTAAACTGCAGCAAGAACAAATCAAGCAACAACTAGAACAAATCAAACAACAGCTAGAGCAGGAAAAACGTCAACAAATACAAGTAAGACAACAGCTGGATCAAGAAAAACAACAACACCAACAAACAAAGCATCAATTCGAACAAGAGAAACAACAAAAGGCACACCAGCTGCAAAAGCTGAACGAACAACACAAAGTCGAAAAACTGACCCTCTCAGAAATCCACCAACAAGACAAAGAAATGTTAAATCAGCAATATCAAAAAGACAAAGAAGCACTCATGCAGCAGCATCTGCAAGATAAAGAAATCATAAGCATACAACATCAAGAAGAGATCTCCAAGCTTTCTAATCAGTATCAGATGGAAAAGGAAACACTCGTTAATCAACATCATGAGGAACTAGAAAACACCACTACTCTACACCAAACAGAACTAGAAACTATTACAACCCAACATCAAATGGAACTTGAATCCATTACAACTCAACATCAAACGGAACTTGAAACTATCACCAACCAACTTCAAGGGCGAATAGATACAATTTCGAGCCAGCTTCAAGAAAGAATAAATACAATTTCAAACCAACATAAAGAGAAAATAAATATAATTACAAATCAACATCAAGAAGAAATAGAAACACTCACAACGGCGCACCAAGAGGAAATAGAAACACTCACCGCCCTTTATCAGGATGAGGCTGATGCTAAGGTTCTACGTTTTGAGCAAGATAAAGGTAATCTAGTTGGAGAATTCCAAGAGCGACAAACAAACATTATTCAACAGCTCGAGGACCAAAAATCAACCATTATAACACAATATCAAGCTCAAATTGACGCCTTACTAGAGCAGCAGCAATTAGAGCGAATCTCCCTTACTCAACATTTTGAAGAAGAAAAAGAACGAATTTTAGCCCAAGCCCGTAGAGAAAAAGAAGAGTTAATGCACCAAAGCTTGAACGATGAAGCGCAACAAAAAGAACTTCAAACCATCAAAGAAGAGTATAGAGAACTGCGCGAGGAATACGCTAAACTGCAGAATGAATACAATGAGTGGATCGAACTTGTAGAAACCGACAGTCCTGGCAGGTAA
- a CDS encoding CvpA family protein, whose translation MTLNTLDYVMLSIVALGLLLGYFRGFIAQIVSLSGFVLAYLVAFYFYRDFAPLLRNAVSLPTYQNYQKYEFIVKGLNLDTYILNALAFAILFFGVKFALVIVGRALNILAKTPGLNFINRWSGALLGLAEALLIIIIAVNVITIMPSDGLQKLLSSSTIAPYLINELPNIAGKLQELWKQGIPL comes from the coding sequence GTGACACTAAATACATTAGACTATGTCATGTTGTCGATAGTGGCTTTAGGTCTGCTGCTTGGTTACTTCAGAGGATTTATTGCCCAGATTGTTTCACTCTCAGGTTTTGTTCTCGCCTACCTCGTTGCATTTTATTTTTACAGGGATTTTGCCCCTCTGCTTCGAAACGCAGTTTCACTGCCTACCTATCAAAATTACCAAAAATACGAATTTATCGTAAAAGGCCTAAATCTGGATACCTACATCCTAAACGCTTTAGCCTTTGCTATATTGTTTTTTGGCGTAAAATTCGCACTAGTCATCGTAGGCAGAGCACTTAATATTTTAGCAAAAACCCCTGGCCTGAACTTCATCAACCGTTGGAGCGGCGCATTGTTGGGCTTAGCAGAAGCACTTTTGATCATCATTATAGCCGTCAATGTTATCACCATCATGCCCTCAGATGGACTTCAAAAGCTGCTCTCAAGCTCAACCATAGCTCCGTATTTAATTAACGAATTACCCAATATAGCAGGAAAACTCCAAGAACTCTGGAAACAAGGAATCCCCCTATAG
- a CDS encoding transposase — protein sequence MDTYLFESLDDTLKTEEDCVRFLTKRRWAGGFSCPSCDNRLFYLVRTRNLLECKECRTQISLTAGTVMHKSKLPLIVWFKAIRALIQDRQTYSIPAFANLLEVNYRTAKLMLEKLQQALYKQYSRMGSGADRMHKQRVESSQNKRKQTTVTSRKVNTNFCTYMFTNSKSIKYVEDVLFRKWMDAFLSVYLYPLYLRYCQVL from the coding sequence ATGGATACATATTTATTTGAATCGCTGGATGACACTCTCAAGACAGAGGAAGATTGTGTAAGATTTTTGACGAAAAGACGGTGGGCAGGTGGGTTTAGCTGCCCGAGTTGCGATAATCGTTTATTTTATTTAGTAAGGACTCGTAATTTATTGGAGTGTAAAGAATGCCGCACGCAAATTTCATTAACTGCTGGAACGGTTATGCATAAATCTAAGCTTCCCTTGATAGTTTGGTTCAAAGCTATACGAGCATTGATCCAGGATCGCCAAACTTATTCAATTCCAGCATTCGCAAACTTACTTGAAGTGAATTATCGAACTGCTAAGTTGATGCTGGAGAAGCTACAGCAAGCTTTATATAAGCAATACTCACGTATGGGTTCAGGTGCGGATAGGATGCATAAACAAAGAGTAGAATCCAGCCAAAATAAAAGAAAGCAAACAACTGTCACCTCTCGAAAGGTCAACACCAACTTCTGTACATATATGTTCACTAATTCCAAGAGCATTAAGTATGTTGAGGATGTTTTGTTTAGAAAGTGGATGGATGCATTCTTATCCGTTTATTTGTATCCTCTCTATTTAAGGTATTGTCAAGTGCTTTGA